The proteins below are encoded in one region of Syngnathus acus chromosome 2, fSynAcu1.2, whole genome shotgun sequence:
- the si:dkey-8e10.3 gene encoding serine/threonine-protein kinase SBK1 has translation MELGLTDGSLIDELMVLTSQSLTQLEIQEHFNVIKEIGRGKYGKVLLVTHRFRGTPMALKVMPKSSTKLQGFLREYCISLHLSCHPCIVGLFGIVFQSNEHYCFAQELVIGKDLFAVIQPKVGIPESAAKRCVVQIASALEFIHSRGLVHRDVKPENILLLDHDCCQVKLADFGLAQKRGTLISFITGTLPYMAPELCNVALQEGQKEVTAPPLKVEPSLDTWAFGVLIFCILTGYFPWECCTDSDDCYQEFADWSRLGENANTEQDNNPQLWKKFTPEAMELFTKLLAVDAEKRCTEGVVGDYVGKAWLKKKHGMEQQKTVEKDKE, from the exons ATGGAGTTGGGCCTCACTGACGGCAGCCTGATTGATGAACTGATGGTGCTAACATCCCAGAGCCTCACCCAACTGGAGATCCAAGAACACTTCAACGTCATCAAAGAAATTGGTCGAGGAAAATATGGCAAAGTGCTGCTGGTCACACATCGTTTCAGGG GGACTCCCATGGCTTTGAAAGTCATGCCGAAATCCTCAACAAAGCTGCAGGGATTCCTGCGAGAGTATTGCATCTCCTTACATCTGTCCTGCCACCCCTGCATCGTGGGCCTCTTTGGCATCGTCTTTCAATCTAATGAGCACTACTGCTTTGCCCAGGAGCTTGTCATTGGGAAGGACCTATTTGCTGTCATTCAGCCTAAG GTGGGTATCCCCGAGTCGGCCGCTAAACGTTGTGTCGTCCAGATTGCCAGCGCTTTGGAGTTCATCCACAGCCGAGGCTTAGTCCATAGAGATGTTAAACCTGAAAACATTCTCCTGTTGGATCATGACTGCTGCCAGGTCAAGCTGGCTGACTTTGGTCTGGCCCAGAAGAGAGGCACTCTGATCAGTTTCATCACAGGGACCCTGCCTTACATGGCTCCTGAGCTTTGTAACGTTGCTCTCCAAGAGGGCCAGAAAGAAGTCACTGCCCCTCCACTGAAAGTGGAGCCAAGTTTAGACACCTGGGCCTTTGGGGTGCTTATATTCTGCATCCTGACGGGCTACTTTCCTTGGGAGTGTTGCACAGACTCAGATGACTGCTACCAAGAGTTTGCTGACTGGTCAAGATTGGGTGAGAATGCCAACACTGAACAGGACAATAATCCTCAATTGTGGAAGAAGTTCACTCCAGAAGCCATGGAGTTGTTCACTAAGCTCCTGGCTGTGGATGCAGAAAAGAGGTGCACCGAAGGGGTGGTAGGAGACTATGTAGGCAAGGCCTGGCTTAAGAAGAAACATGGAATGGAGCAGCAGAAGACAgtagaaaaagacaaagaataa